The following proteins are encoded in a genomic region of Pseudodesulfovibrio mercurii:
- a CDS encoding polyphenol oxidase family protein, which produces MAAIAFFPFEFVDVPQVACAFTSRQGGVSEPPHDSANISFDVGDEPEAVAANRRLVFERMGLTGWCELNQVHGDVIRFDPAPHAPEDHASEDGDGMATAEPGHGLVIKTADCQPILLAHRSGRFVAGLHAGWRGNRMDFPGSGVRRFCERYDLKPRDVFAVRGPSLGPTAAEFVNFETDFGPAFRPWYDPETRTMDLWRLTRDQLMDAGVPERQIFGLDLCTLTMEETFFSYRKACARPIRQTGRQCGIIWIRK; this is translated from the coding sequence TCCCCTTCGAGTTCGTGGACGTGCCGCAGGTGGCCTGCGCCTTCACCTCCCGCCAGGGGGGCGTGTCCGAGCCGCCCCACGACTCGGCCAACATCAGCTTCGACGTGGGCGACGAGCCCGAGGCCGTGGCCGCCAACCGGCGGTTGGTCTTCGAGCGCATGGGCCTGACCGGCTGGTGCGAGCTGAACCAGGTGCACGGCGACGTCATCCGTTTCGACCCCGCGCCCCACGCGCCCGAGGACCACGCGAGCGAGGACGGCGACGGCATGGCCACGGCCGAGCCGGGGCACGGCCTGGTCATCAAGACCGCCGACTGCCAGCCCATCCTCCTGGCCCACCGCTCGGGCCGTTTCGTGGCCGGGCTGCACGCGGGCTGGCGCGGCAACAGGATGGATTTTCCGGGCTCGGGCGTGCGCCGCTTCTGCGAGCGCTACGACCTGAAACCCAGGGACGTCTTTGCCGTGCGCGGCCCGTCCCTCGGCCCCACGGCCGCCGAGTTCGTCAACTTCGAGACCGACTTCGGCCCGGCCTTCCGGCCCTGGTACGACCCCGAGACACGGACCATGGACCTCTGGCGGCTGACCCGCGACCAGCTCATGGACGCGGGCGTGCCGGAGCGGCAGATCTTCGGCCTGGACCTGTGCACCCTGACCATGGAGGAGACCTTCTTCTCCTACCGCAAGGCATGCGCCCGCCCCATCCGGCAGACCGGACGGCAGTGCGGGATCATCTGGATCCGGAAATAG
- a CDS encoding ankyrin repeat domain-containing protein, protein MQHRLFRAPWHMFLLLLLALAPVRAQADALQMARPDMPENPELRAIAERADNVTTTRILLAIERTDNANIKNSFGQNILIQLISLQAPDQEASFRTLVAMGADMNIVDQDHLTPLLYAIGSGDMEATRALLKLGAKTEIPDKSPNALHFALSRRRYEEARLLLDNGVDVNVLGPNRDTPLHQACLAAPEAFIADLLARGAHVNAREKTGLTPLHAAAFRGDPAIVQLLLDAGANPAIEDNNGHVPRDWAVWEHHDEAAALL, encoded by the coding sequence ATGCAACACCGACTTTTCCGCGCCCCCTGGCACATGTTCCTCCTGCTCCTCCTGGCCCTGGCCCCGGTGCGGGCCCAGGCGGACGCGCTCCAGATGGCCCGGCCCGACATGCCCGAAAATCCCGAACTCAGGGCCATCGCCGAACGGGCCGACAACGTGACCACCACCAGGATACTCCTGGCCATCGAGCGCACGGACAACGCCAACATCAAAAATTCCTTCGGCCAGAACATCCTCATCCAGCTCATCTCCCTCCAGGCCCCGGACCAGGAGGCCTCCTTCCGCACCCTGGTGGCCATGGGGGCGGACATGAACATCGTGGACCAGGACCACCTCACCCCGCTGCTCTACGCCATCGGCAGCGGCGACATGGAGGCCACCAGGGCGCTCCTCAAGCTGGGGGCCAAAACCGAGATTCCGGACAAGAGCCCCAACGCCCTGCACTTCGCCCTGTCCCGCCGGCGCTACGAGGAGGCCCGCCTGCTCCTGGACAACGGGGTGGACGTCAACGTCTTGGGCCCCAACCGGGACACCCCCCTCCACCAGGCCTGCCTGGCCGCGCCCGAGGCGTTCATCGCCGACCTGCTGGCCCGCGGGGCCCACGTCAATGCCCGGGAAAAGACCGGCCTGACCCCGCTGCACGCGGCCGCCTTCCGGGGCGACCCGGCCATCGTCCAGCTGCTCCTGGACGCGGGCGCGAACCCGGCCATCGAGGACAACAACGGCCACGTGCCCAGGGACTGGGCAGTGTGGGAACATCACGACGAGGCCGCCGCGCTGCTATAG